A segment of the Trifolium pratense cultivar HEN17-A07 linkage group LG7, ARS_RC_1.1, whole genome shotgun sequence genome:
tcgaaccagattaaacttgtggtgaaagttaaaaaaaaaaacattaaagtTCAGATATTAAAATTGTTACCCGCGTAGATATAGATCTAAATACCCAGAAGTGATTATCACCGAAATAAAAAAAGACATCTTGAATTTCCCACAAGAGTAAAACTATAATAGTATCTGACTCATATGGCGGCGGGGGCTGTGTTTTCCTCTCTTTCTGCTAGATGGGGAGTGCATCGGTCGGCTATGtccctaaatatttttttgggtggAATGGTTATCTCAAGTAATCAGTTGAGCTAAAAGATAAGAGGAGTTGGATGTTCGGAGTTCAAGTTctaataaaatgtaaaaaaataacatagtaataatttatcattaaataaaacaaaaatacaaatattttttaaaatgcgGATATAGATCAACCGATACTTTATCCATTATCATCCTGCTCATTATATTATTAAGAGTATTGTTATTCAAACAATTCAAATTGAcaacttattattatttatgaaaaagaaaatgatttatTGAAGGGGAAAGTAGCGGTTAAATTAGGTCCACGTCATAAGTAAGATAAGAGACCATGCTATCCTCTGCATTTTTCCACGCTGCAATACATACGTGTGTGATGTTAAGCCACGCCAAGACATTTTTCAGTTTTCACTCTCAACTCAAGTCCCACTGCAAACATGGGTTCTTCTAGTACTATTGAAGCCaagttcaaattcaattgtGATAATAGCCTACAAGAACGCAAAGCATTTGATGAAACAAAAGCTGGTGTTAAAGGCCTTGTTGATCAAGGtattctcaaaatcccaaccTTATTTCATCATCCACCGAATAACTTTTCAAAGGCCACAAATTCAACCAACACAAAACATACTATTCCTGTTATAGATTTTTCAAATACAAGGCAAGAAATTATAAGCAAAGTAAGGGAAGCTTCTGAGACATGGGGTTTCTTTCAAGTTGTTAATCATGCTATTCCTTTGAATGTTCTTGAGGATATGAAAGATGGGGGGCTTAGATTCTTTGAACAAGACACTGAAGTGAAAAAAGAGATGTATACTAGAGTTAGAACAGGTCCATTCATTTATAATAGTAATTTTGATTTGTATAATTCACCAGCACTTAGTTGGAGGGATACTTTTGCATGTCACTTTGCTCCAAATGCTCCTCCAAAACCAGAAGAATTACCAGTTGTGTGCAGGTGAGTTctgttagcggccaacactaggtgggatttagtcccacatcagATAGATAagactcttgagaagagtttataaagaggaggcaatcctcaccttacaagccggttttgtaaggatgagttaggcctcgatattcgtgacatggtaacagagcctatcgggtctatcgttgggcttccgacatcgttcacgcttcaggcccattgggccgggctgaagcgtgagggggtgtgttagcggccaacactcggtgggatttagtcccacatcagatagataggactcttgagaagagtttataaagaggaggcaatcctcaccttacaagccggttttgtaaggatgagttaggcctcgatattcgttACAAGTTCTTGTCTGTGTATGCTGCCTCAAATTTTAGGCCACTTTGATGGATATTGTATATACATGTATAAATTGAACTACAACTCTAtctggtccttaatataagagaaagtttaCCATTTAAATACaatgaataactaatgtatctgacaAATACGTTAGTTATTTAATGAAACTAACAATtaaactttctcttatattagGATCAGAGGTAGTAATAATAAAAAGCTTGGAGGTTAAGTTAAACATAGCATTTTTACCATAGGGAACTTAATTGCTTGATGACTTCATCTTCTTGTAGGGATATACTTCTAGATTATGGAGAACATGTAGTGAAACTTGGAATGACACTCTTTGAATTACTATCAGAAGCTCTTGGATTTAATCCAAACCATTTAAAAGACATGGATTGTTCTAAGGCGATTATGTTACTTAGCAACTACTATCCTGCTTGTCCTGAACCAGAATTAACTATGGGACTCACCAAACACTCGGATAGTAGTTTTATCACATTGCTTTTACAAGATCATATTGGCGGTCTTCAAATTCTTCATCAGGACAATTGGATTGATGTACGACCAATACCCGGGGCTATTGTTGTTAATATTGGTGATGTTATGCAGGCAAGTTCTTTATTACTATTTTGCTTATGTGTATTTCCTGCAATAACAATTGTGTTCTTTTTTTCCATCCAGTGTCTGTGATGTGAATCAAACTACATGGTAGTTTTTGCTAAGGGTGGGAATCGAACCTCTTACCTCCTTAGCACGCCACTCCAATTTTATAACATTAATTATGGATGTATATGAAATATACTCAAACAAGGTTATTGTTGAGTATGGCTCATATATTGATGTACTAATTTAGTATTGCACAATTAAGTTCTTATTGTATATGTGAAATGAGCTTAACATGAACGTAGCTAAttagaatttttattgaattgcAGCTTGTAACAAATGACAGGTTCAAGAGTGTTGAACATAGAGTATTGTCCAATACCATTGGTCCCAGAATATCTGTTGCATGCTTTTTCAGGGGACAAGAAAAGTTGTATGGACCTATAAAAGAATTATTATCAGAAGACAATCCTCCCAGATACAGAGAAACCACTTTTTCTGATTATTTAGCTCACTTCTATGCAAAAGGGCTTGATGGCATATCTGCTATTGAATATTTCAAGCTTTGAGTTGGATAATGTGGATTGAGATGGTTTATTTAGTATCGTAAACgaataaactaaatatttagCAAAATAATAATAGTTCAATATGATTGTAGATGTTATTCTTGGACTTGAAGTTTATGATTAATGTTTCTCCAAGTACATTGCTGTCATATCTAAAATAAAGCTGTATGAAAACTATATCTGTAATAATATATGGAAGAAATTTCTATTTACAGGTAACATATCTAATGTGtaattttctctctaaaacAAGAAATGAAATATCTTACTGCTAATGTTATGCATCACagtgatgaaatttctatgtaCAGGTAACATATCTAATGTGtaattttctctctaaaacAAGGAATGAAATGTCTTACTGCTAATGTTATGCATCACagtgatgaaatttctatgtaCTGGTAACATATCTAATGTGtaattttctctctaaaacAAGGAATGAAATGTCTTACTGCTAATGTTATGCATCACAGTGATGAAAATTTTTGTGGATCACACCCTGTTAATTTATATCTAATGTTTAACTTACTCGTTTTTTCACGATGTAGCTATCATAGATTTATTTTTGAGTGgaggtttttgtttttgctttggACAATCATTTTTGTAATGTCCAAACTGATTGCATCCATAACATTGAACCTTGCTCAAGTCACTTTCATTTATGGTGTTGTTTCTTCTATTTTGGGATGAGTTTCTTATCTGGTTTCTTCTCAtcatcaatctttgaattcTTCTTGAGATGAGTGCAAATTCTTCCTCATTATCTTCTTGAAGTGAACCATCATTATCTGTGATCAGATTGTTCTGAGAGTGTTCCATCACTTGAGACTCTAGAGCAATCATCATTTTCTGTGTAGGTTTATCTTCTTGAATGATTGATTCATGAGCTTTTAGAGATCCAATCAAGTCTTCTAATTTGAGTTGAGAGAGATCCTTTGCTTCAGTGATAGCTATTACAATATGCCTCCAATCTTTTGGTATGCTCATTAGAATCTTTCTTACTCTTTCATGTGCAGTATAGGTTTTCCCAAGGGAGTTGAGTTCATTGATAATGATTGTGAATCTTCCATACATTTGATCTATGGTTTCATCTTCTTTCATTTCAAACAACTCAAATTTTCTAACACCTATATCAATCCTTGTTTCTTTTACACGACTTGATCCTTCATGATGATTTTGAAGAGTTTTCCACATTTCTTTGGCAGTTTTGCATTCCATGATTCTATCATGTTCTTCCTTGTTCAAAGcagattttataaataattttgctCTAGTATTTAAATGTACCCGATCAGATTCTTGTGTGGTCCATTGATCTGAAGTTCTTGGAGTTGTTGAATTTTTAGTTGGTGGTGGAACATATTCTCCAACTTCAATTACATGCCACATGTTGTTGTCTTGTGATCTAAGGAACAACTCCATTTTATCCTTCCAATATTAGTAATCTTGTCCTTCAAATAAAGGTAGTCTTGTTGAGGAACCTCCTTCATTTATATACTTTAAcattacttccttcctgaatctttttctCTAGCACTTGTTAGGTGCTCAACCTTAGAGGtagagctctgatgccaattgaagtagcaaagtttttcacaagaaagggaggattgaattgtgaacctattaaaatttaccttttaaaaatataactcaACAGAAAACGTTATAATGATCTCAGAAGGATCTGGTTAGCAGTAAAACTAATTCAAAGTGAATTGTGTGCTTAGTGTTTGCTCaaaataaaagataagggaagagagaatcaacacacaacaattatactggttcaccccgAATAGTATGGGTTACGTCCAGTCTCTCACGCTCCGTGAGTATCCGCTATAATCTTGAGATACTAGTAATCTCAAATTACAAACCTctttgatctaaaccaagatcaataaCCTTAAGCCCTACAAGCTTAATATCTACCTCGGTCCTACAAactaaggtgtcactcaatcaatagttacgtattgacttgagccaatctttttaCAATGAATATTGTTCGGATCGCAAGCTttcaaatgaagagaaaatcaaGTTGAGAAGCTAATAGAAGACTACACTCAGTTCACTCAATGATATACTGATCCAAGTATGTGATGTTAGAGAGCTGGAGTGAGAGTGAAAGATTTGATGACTTATTCGAAAAAGACAAGTGTAGATCTTTGAATTTTGTAGTTGAAACTCTTGAATCTTCAAAGCATTCAagtgtgctatttatagatgttgTTTGTCCTTTGTTTCGTGGTCTCCAAGCAATTTTGAGTGGAGCACAAGACTAGCTGTTAGTCTTTAAAAAATCAGAtcaaatattattcaaataatatttgatgagagAGAGCATGCTTCTTGAGAATGTTCTTAGAATGATGATGTCATGAGGAGGGTGAGGTTGAGCATCTTTGAGCTGTATGAACTTGTTCTCCAAGATTAAACATTGTTGAAGCCTTGGAAGATCAATTATAACAACTGGATACAGCTGGAG
Coding sequences within it:
- the LOC123896853 gene encoding 1-aminocyclopropane-1-carboxylate oxidase homolog 1-like; amino-acid sequence: MGSSSTIEAKFKFNCDNSLQERKAFDETKAGVKGLVDQGILKIPTLFHHPPNNFSKATNSTNTKHTIPVIDFSNTRQEIISKVREASETWGFFQVVNHAIPLNVLEDMKDGGLRFFEQDTEVKKEMYTRVRTGPFIYNSNFDLYNSPALSWRDTFACHFAPNAPPKPEELPVVCRDILLDYGEHVVKLGMTLFELLSEALGFNPNHLKDMDCSKAIMLLSNYYPACPEPELTMGLTKHSDSSFITLLLQDHIGGLQILHQDNWIDVRPIPGAIVVNIGDVMQLVTNDRFKSVEHRVLSNTIGPRISVACFFRGQEKLYGPIKELLSEDNPPRYRETTFSDYLAHFYAKGLDGISAIEYFKL